The DNA sequence CCGCTTGCCGTCGGAGTTCCTCAGCACGCCGCCGTCGCCGCGCACGGACTCGGTGACGAGGATTCCTTTCACCGACGGCGGCCACACCATTCCCGTCGGATGGAACTGTACGAATTCCATGTTCAGCAGCGGCGCGCCCGCGAGCAGCGCGAGGGCGTGCCCGTCGCCCGTGTACTCCCACGAGTTCGAGGTCACCTTGAAGGACTTGCCGATGCCGCCGGTGGCGAGCACGACACTGGGCGCCTCGACGACGAAGAACCGCCCGCTCTCCCGCTCGTAGCAGAAGGCGCCGCTGACGCGCTCGCCCTCCTTCAGGACGCGCGTGACGGTGCACTCCTGGAAGACCTTCAACCGGGCTTCGTAGTCGCCGAATTCCTTCTCGTCCTCCTGCTGGAGGGCCACGATCTTCTGCTGGAGGGTACGGATCAGTTCGAGCCCCGTACGGTCACCGACGTGGGCGAGCCGTGGATATTCGTGGCCGCCGAAGTTCCGCTGCGAGATCCGGCCGTCCTTGGTGCGGTCGAAGAGCGCGCCCCAGGTCTCCAGTTCCCACACCCGGTCGGGGGCCTCGCGCGCGTGCAGCTCCGCCATCCGCCACTGGTTGAGGAACTTGCCGCCGCGCAGCGTGTCACGGAAGTGCACCTGCCAGTTGTCACCGGAGTTCACATTCGCCATGGCCGCCGCGATGCCGCCCTCGGCCATCACCGTGTGCGCCTTGCCGAACAGCGACTTGCAGATCACCGCCGTACGCGCGCCCTGCTCACGCGCCTCGATCGCGGCCCGGAGGCCCGCCCCGCCGGCCCCCACGACGACGACATCCCACTGCTGCCGCTCCACTTGAGACATTCAGAACGCCCCTATTTCGTCTTGCGTCGTCATTCACTGTCTTCCGCCGTCAGAACAGTGCCGGATCGTCGAATGCGCCGGAGGCAATCAGATACACGTAGAAGTCGGCGAGCGCGACACTGATCAACGACGCCCAGGCGAGCAGCATGTGACGGCCGTTCAGCCAGCCCACCCACCGCCACATCCGATAGCGCACCGGGTGTTTGGAGAAATGCTTGAGCTTTCCGCCGACGATGTGCCGGCACGAGTGGCAGGAGAGCGTGTACGCCCAGATCAGCACGATGTTCACCAGGAACACGAGCGTGCCGAGGCCCATGTGGCCCCACTCGTAGTGCTCGTCGCGGAAGGCGAGCACCGTGTCGTACGTGAGGATTCCCGCGACCGGCACGGCGGCGTAGAAGAAGTACCGGTGGATGTTCTGCAGGATCAGCGGGAAACGCGTCTCACCGGTGTACTTGGCGTGCGGCTCGGCGACCGCGCAGGCGGGCGGGGACGCCCAGAATCCGCGGTAGTAGGCCTTGCGGTAGTAGTAGCAGGTGAGCCGGAAGCCCAGCGGGAAGATGAGGATGAGCAGGGCGGGGGACAGGCCCCACCAACTGCCGAAGATCTCCCAGTTCGGGCCGTTCCTCATCGGTTCGCAGTTGTCCGCGACGCACGGCGAGTAGAACGGCGAGACGTACGGTGCCTCGTAGTAGTCGGAATTGGCGAACGCCCGCCACGTCGAATAGACGACGAAGGCGAAGAGTCCGGCGGCGGTCGCGGCGGGCTGGAGCCACCAGCGGTCCGTCCGCAGATGGGCAGCGGCGATCGCGGCGCGCGTGCCGTGCCGTACGCCGCCGGGGGCCGTGCCCTTGTTCAGATGGGGTTCGGTGCCAGTTGCCAACGAGGCTCCACTCCTTCGTCGACGGGTGGGTTACGACGGGCGGGCCGGGGCGGGGCTACGGCGCGCGGCGGTGGCGGGCGCCCAGGCCCTCGTCGTCCGAGTCCGTCCACAGGGAGCTGTCGTACGGGGTGTCCGGTACGGGCACCATCGCGGGCCGCGTGGGGGGCGGGGGCGCCTGGGCCGGGCGCTCGGGCGGGGATGCGGGCGCCACGGCCGCGCGCAGCAGCGCGACGCTCTCGCGCAGGTGGTCGGTGTCCATGCGGACCCGGCGGAAGTCGACGCCCGCCGTTTCCGGCTCGGCCTGCCGCTCGATCCGGCCCACGGTGCGGACGAGGTCGTCGACACAGCGCTGAATGGCCGTCAGGTCGTCTTGCAGAGCCATGACTTGCCCTCACTTCAAGGGGTGCGGTCGTAAACGCTCATGCGCCTGCGAGTGTCGCGCCTCACATCCCGGCTTGGGAAGGGATCTGTCGCGATTGGGGCCGGGAATGGGGCGGGGCTGGCGCATGTCCGCCGGAGCGCGCCCCGGCGCCCCCGGTGGGGCCGCGCTCCAGCTCTCCCGCGGCTTGGGTCCGGCCTGCTCCTTCCTCCCGCCCACCCGCCCCTCCATCGGCCTTGCGGCCTCGTCCTCAAACGCCGGACGGGCTGGATTTGTCGGCTGTGCGTCGTCGTTCTGTGTCCGTTCCTGCATCGCGCTGGCGCGCTTGTCCTCAAACGCCGGACGGGCTGGATCTGGTGCGTTGGGCCGCACGGGTGGGTTCTGGGGGTGGGTCGCCGTGTCGGGGGGTTCTGGGGTGGAGCTTCGCGTTCAGTGGAGGCGATACATGTGATCAACTCCATATTTCGCCCGAAACACCGCTAATCGCGTACACACGCCGAAACGGCACCGCACACGGCACCACGTCACCAGCCCCGGCCCCCTCCCACCCCGCCCGTCAGGGCGCACCGCGGCCGGGCGAGCCCCGGAGGTACCCGTCATGCCCCACGACCGCGCCAGGCCGCCGCGACCGGTCCGCCCGAAGGCCACGGTCCGCTCCGCCGTGTTCCTCGCCGCCGGAGTCCTCGCGCTGCCCGCCCTCGCGGGGTGCGGCGCGGACGACGAGACGAGCGCCCCCGCGGCCGCGCAGGACATCGCGCCCGCCGCACGGGACCTGGTGGCCGACGGCGGCACCGTGAAATGGGCCGTCGACGCGCTGCCGGAGACCTTCAACACCTTCCAGTCGGACGCCGACGAGGCCACGTCCCGGGTGGCCGGCGCCGTCCTGCCGTCCCTGTACCGCCTCGACGCGCGGGGCCGCGTCGTGCGCAACCCGGACTTCCTGGAGAGCGCGAAGGTCGTCGAGCGCGAGCCCAAGCAGGTCGTGCTCTACAAGCTGAACCAGCAGGCGGTGTGGAGCGACGGCCGGGAGATCGGCGCGGACGACTTCGCCGCCCAGTGGCGGGCCCTGTCCGGCAAGGACAGCGCGTACTGGACGGCCCGCAACGCGGGCTACGACCGCATCGAGAAGATCGAGCGCGGCGCCAACAACCTGGAGGTGCGCGTCACCTTCGCGCAGCCGTACGCCGACTGGCGCTCGCTGTTCTCACCGCTGTACCCGAAGGAGGTCATGGGCACCCCCGACTCCTTCAACGACGGCGCGCGCACCAAGCTGAAGGTCACCGCGGGCCCCTTCGCCCTCAAGGACGTCGACCGGGGCGCGGGCGAGGTCACGCTCCGGCGCAGCCCGCGCTGGTGGGGCAGCCCCGCCAAGCTGGACGCGCTCGTCCTGCGCGAAGTACCGCGCGAGCGCCGCGCCGCCGCGCTCGCTGCGGGCAAGGTCGACCTGGCCGACGTGGACGCCGACGAGGCGGGCCGGATCGCCCTCGCGGCCCGCGACAAGGGCGCCCCGGGCCCGCTCGCGCACGGCCCCGGCGCCCGGCTCGCCCCCGCCGACGCCCTGCGCTCCTGGGCGGTCGCCCACGGCACGGACGAGGAGGCCGCGGCGGTCGAGCTGGAGGCGCGCGAGCGGACCGGCAAGGCCACCCGGCGGTACGCCGACGAGCAGACGGGCCTGCGCCGCTACACGGTCCGCAAGTCCCTCGAACCCGCCTACACCCAGCTCGCCCTCAACGGCGCCGAGGGCCCGCTCGCCGACGACCGGGTCCGGCGCGCGGTCGCCCGCGCCCTGA is a window from the Streptomyces spectabilis genome containing:
- a CDS encoding ABC transporter family substrate-binding protein; protein product: MPHDRARPPRPVRPKATVRSAVFLAAGVLALPALAGCGADDETSAPAAAQDIAPAARDLVADGGTVKWAVDALPETFNTFQSDADEATSRVAGAVLPSLYRLDARGRVVRNPDFLESAKVVEREPKQVVLYKLNQQAVWSDGREIGADDFAAQWRALSGKDSAYWTARNAGYDRIEKIERGANNLEVRVTFAQPYADWRSLFSPLYPKEVMGTPDSFNDGARTKLKVTAGPFALKDVDRGAGEVTLRRSPRWWGSPAKLDALVLREVPRERRAAALAAGKVDLADVDADEAGRIALAARDKGAPGPLAHGPGARLAPADALRSWAVAHGTDEEAAAVELEARERTGKATRRYADEQTGLRRYTVRKSLEPAYTQLALNGAEGPLADDRVRRAVARALNRAELAETVLKPLGLPASPVGSHLALAGQDAYADNSGALGDQDTAEARALLADAGWTPGGPLKEKYAKDKKEKTAGGEADARGRADGADSGTDGGGDGGGSDDDTYIVGEDDQKPGDTGTSVLAPAPAAAFQQSVLVRQADALTAPGDADKEQRKDPGGPAKKHARKHTEKQAKGGAPGAYAPKGTAAPKTRKGAGGPLAKDGKPLTLRFVLPSGDGSQALRGVADRISRMLERIGVRTEIAKVADESYFKDHIASGQYDLALYSWPASAFPATDARPIFAKPVPAADGSLNVEQNYTRVGTDHIDQLFDQALAELDEGEMRSLVKKADARIWAAAGSIPLYQRPQLVAARARLANAGAFGFATPLYEDIGFLKPGAKPGEKPSDG